One Rhodoferax sp. GW822-FHT02A01 genomic window, GCTGCCCTTGGAATAGGTATAGGTATCCGGAAAGAACCGCCCTTCTGCCGGCACCCCGGGTTTGCCGACCTGTTGCATCAGTTCGTCCGGCGTCAGGTCTGCGGTAAGGGGCTTCAGTTGGTCCGCCTTGCGAAGGGCATCCCGCACCTGGCGCAAGGTCCAGCCTTCCACCAAGGTGACACTGCGCAAGGCTTCTTCGCCGCGCACCAGCTTGCTTAGAAGGCGCTCAGGCGTGATGCCGCGGTCCAGCTCATAGCTGCCCGCCTTGATCTGGCGTGCTTGGCCGGACAGGCGGAACCACCAGTACAGAAGTGATGCATTGACGGAAACGCCAGCCTGCTGCACCTGTTGAACCACATCGCGCGGATTGGAGCCGGGTTCGATGGATAAATCCACCGAGTCAGCCGTCAGGTCCATGGAACTGTTGATCCAGACATAACCACACAGGCCCAATCCCAAAGCCGCAGCAACTAACAAAGAAAAAACAAAGCGCACGGCCCTAAACCAAGTGGGAAAACATGAGGGGAATCATAATGGACACATGAACACGACCACCCAACCGACCTCTTCTTCTGTTGACTCCGCAGCCAAGCTGAACGGCGTTGCGCAACTCAGCCATCTGGGCGTGATCCGTGTGGAGGGCGAGGATGCTGCCAAATTTCTGCATGGTCAGCTTACCCAGGACTTTTCGCTGCTGGGCCTGGACCAGGCGCGCCTGGCTGCGTTTTGCTCGGCCAAGGGACGCATGCAGGCCAGCTTCATCGGTTTCAAACGCAGTCCGACCGAGGTGCTACTGGTGTGCAGCCGCGATTTGCTGGCCACCACACTCAAACGCCTGTCCATGTTTGTGCTCAGAGCCAAGGCCAAACTGACGGATGCCAGTGACAGCTTCGCGCTGTACGGGCTGGCTGGACAGGCCACTTTGGCAGCTGGGCAGCCGGCTTGGGTCCTGACCCACAGCGCAGACGCAACCGTCGTCCAGCTGTACCCCGCGCTGGGCGTGGAGCGCCAACTCTGGATCGCCCCCAACGGAACCCAGCCACCGGCGGGTGAAGCCCTGGCGCTGGAAACCTGGATCTGGGGTGAGGTGCGCAGCGGCGTGGCAACCCTGAGCCAGCCTGTGTTTGAGGCCTTTGTGCCGCAGATGCTGAATTACGAATCCGTGGGCGGTGTGAACTTCAAGAAAGGGTGCTACCCAGGCCAGGAAGTGGTGGCCCGCAGCCAGTTCCGTGGCACGCTCAAGCGCCGTGCCATGCTGGTCCACAGCGCGACCGCCCTGGCCTCGGGTCAGGAAATCTTCCACAGCGAAGATGCCACCCAGCCGGTCGGTCTGGTGGTGCAGGCCGCCATCAGCCCGGAAGGCGGATGGGATGCCATCATTTCGTTGCAGTTGTCCGCATTGGCTTCCGGCAGCTTGCACCTGGAATCGGCCACCGGTGCTTTGCTGGAGCTCCTTCCTTTACCTTATGAGCTGATGGAAGATATTTAGGCCGTGCAAAGTCGATAAAACTGCGTGGCGTTTGCCAGTTGGGGGCTGACTTCGGTTTCATAATGTCAGCCAGCCACGTCACACATCTCAAACGGCAAAAATAATGTCAACACCTCTCTCAAAAGAAGAAGCGTTTGCCCGCCTGGGCGCCATCACCCGTGAAATGCATGAAGCGCTGACGGTACTGGGCAACAACAATCTGCAGAACATCGTCCAGGAAATACCCAACGCACGTGATCGTCTGGCCTATGTCGGCAAAATGACTGAAGACGCTGCCAACAAAGTGTTGACGCTGGTCGAAAAGGCCAAACCGGAGTGCAACGATCTTCAGACCCGTGGAATCCAGCTGGGGGAGTCCCTGACCCGCCTGGCTGCCAATCCCAATATGAATGTCGACATGGCCCGCGGCCTGATGGTGACCTGTGGCAAGTTTGCGCAAAGCACGTCCAAGTTTGCTGAACAGCAAAGCGAAGTACTCAGCGACATCATGATGGCGCAGGACTTTCAGGATCTTTCCGGTCAGGTGATCCAGAAGGTCATCGACATCATCACCAAGACCGAATTGCAATTGGTTCAATTGCTGGTCGATAGTTCACCAGAACAACCTGCGGTCCCCGAAGAAACTGAACCCGCCACGGTGGACACCCATGTCCTGCACGGCCCCCAGACAGCAGACAAAGCCTTGCAACAAACCGACGTGGACGACTTGCTGGCCTCTCTGGGCTTTTAATCAATCAAAGACCGAAGGCGCTGCGCAGCGCTCTGGCTGCATCTGCGTGCGCTTGCGCCGCTTCCGGCAAGGCACGCCCCATCTTGATGAATTCGTGCACCACTCCCTTGTAGATTTCCATATCGACGGGGACACCGGCCATGCGTAGCCGGTCGGCATAGGCAACGCCCTCATCCACCAACGGGTCACATTCGGCCAAACCCAGCCAGGCCGGGGCCACACCACTGAGATCGGCTTCGTAGCCATCTGGCGTGCGTCCATCCAGTGGAGCAAAACGCCAGTCGTCACGATCCTGTGGGCCGCGAATGTACAGTTCAAAGAAGTAGGTGATGTGGGGCTCCTCCAGCACAAAGCCCTTGGCAAAGCGCTGGTGCGAAGGCGTGTCCTGATGGCCGGCCGTGCCAGGGTAGAACAGCAGTTGCAATACCAATGGCACTTGCTCGTCGCGCGCTTGAATAGCACATACCGCGGCCAAAGTACCCCCTGCACTGTCTCCACCTACGGCAATTCGACTGCTGTCGAGCCCGCGCTCGGCCCCGGCGGTGGACGCCCAGCGCAGTACGTCCCAGGCGTCGTCCTGCGCGGTCGGAAATTTGTGTTCTGGTGCCAACCTGTAGTCCACCGACAGCACCGCGCAATGGGCCAGGCAGCTCAGGCGCCGGCACAACACGTCGTGTGTGGCGATGCTGCCGATGGTGAAGCCTCCGCCATGAAAGTACACCAGCACCGGCAGATTGCTGCCGGTGGGTGCGTACAGCCGCACCGGAATGGCAAAACCGTCGCGTGCCATCACGGTGAAATCTTCCACCCGGTCGCGTGCCTGCGCGGGTATCTCCAGCACATCGGCGGCACCGGCATAGGCCTGCCTGGCCTGTTGCGGCGTCATGGCGTGCATGGGGATCTTCTGCACGCGGTGCATGCGCTCCAGCACTTTGTGCATGGTGGGAGTGAGCAGCGAAAGCGGGTTGCGGTGATGGTTTGTCATAGTGCCTGGCCGTGGGCAAGCTTGTTACAGTCTGGCGGTCATCCTACACGGGCAAGCAGGCAGTTCCACCATGTCACTTATCTATTACATCACCCAGGTCCAGTTTGATTTTGGCGCGATACAGCTGCTCAAGTCCGAGTGCCAGCGTGTGGGCATCAGTCGCCCCCTGATCGTGACCGACCAGGGCGTCAAGGCTGCCGGTATTCTGCAAAAGGCACTGGATGCGCTGCAAGGCGTGGACTGCGCGGTGTTTGACCAGACACCGTCCAACCCTACAGAGAGTGCGGTGCGTGCGGCAGTGGATGTGTTCAGGGCGCAGCGCTGTGATGGGTTGATTGCCGTGGGTGGTGGCTCCGCCATTGATTGCGCCAAGGGCGTGGCCATCGCAGCCACGCACGAAGGCCCCCTCACCCACTACGCCACCATCGAAGGCGGCTCACCCCGCATCTCGGACAAAGTGGCACCGCTGATTGCGGTACCCACCACCAGTGGCACAGGCAGCGAAGTGGCGCGCGGCGCCATCATCATCGTGGAAGACCACCGCAAACTGGGCTTTCACTCCTGGCATCTGGTTCCCAAGGCGGCCATCTGCGACCCGGAACTCACGCTCGGACTGCCGCCCATGCTGACTGCGGCTACCGGCATGGACGCCATTGCCCACTGCATGGAGACCTTCATGGCGCCCGCATTCAACCCACCTGCGGACGGTATCGCACTGGATGGATTGCAGCGCGCCTGGGCCCACATCGAGCCGGCTACCCACAACGGCGCAGACCGTGAAGCGCGGCTGAACCTGATGAGCGCGTCCATGCAAGGCGCCATGGCGTTTCAGAAAGGCTTGGGCTGCGTGCACTCGCTCAGCCACAGCCTGGGCGGCGTCAACCCGCGACTGCACCACGGCACGCTCAATGCGGTATTCCTGCCGGCCGTCATTGCCTTCAACGCATCGGCGCCGTCCATGCAAAAGGACCACCGTTTGCAGCGCATGGCACATGCCATGGGCTTGAGCAATGCGGCTGACATAGGTGCAGCCATCAAGGACATGAATGCCCGTCTGGGCCTGCCCAACGGTCTGACCGCCATGGGTGTGACCGAGGCACAGTGGGATGCCGTAATCCAGGGGGCCATGGCCGACCACTGCCACAAGACCAATCCGCGTATTGCGACACCCGATCAGTACCGCGAGATGTTGGCCGCCTCAATGTGAAGCGCTTGCCGCGTTCATGCGCCGCAAATTCAGGCGCGCCTTGACATTGCCAGCGTCCAGCCGCAGCGCCTGCAGGTATTCGCGCCGCGCATCCGCCGTGCGGCCCGCTTCCATATAGGCATACCCCAGGTTGTTATGCGCCCTTGATTTGCCGGGGGACAGCGCAACCGTCTGCTCCCACAGGGCAATTTCGCTGCGATAGTCCTGATTCCGCTGCACCGTCAGCACCGCACCGGCGAGCAGCAGCGCAGCGGCTACGCCCATTGCAATGCGTTGCGATAGTCGGCTCTGCAACTCCACCACCAGAGCCAGACCCAAAGGCCAGGTGGCCAGATACAACTGGCGATCATTGGCCACATCGAGCCGTGGAAGAAACAGGTACAAAGGCATCCAGTCCAGCAAGGCCCATGCAACTGCGAAGGCCGGTATTGACCTGGAGTGCCAACCGTACAGCAGGACCGCAAAAGACGCCAACAGCAGGGCCAAGCCCGGCAATGCGTGCGCAAAGTCATGCTGCACGGGAAGGTCGGGGTCGATATTGAGCCACAGCGGCACTGCCCACTGCCTTGCCAGATACAGCAGTGCAGTGAGCTGCGTGGCCAAGTTGCCCGGGAGCGAATTGAACTCCAGGCTGCGCCACATCGCTTCCCGGTAAGCGGTATTGAGCAGGAAGAAGAATGCGGCCAACAGCAACACGGCCCAGCTCCGCCAGGCCTTTCTCAATGCGGCCTTGATGCCCATTCCGCTGAACGTATCCCATAGCAGCAGCGCCAGCGGAAATGTCATGGCGGTCTCCTTAACGCTCAGGGCCAGGACCATGAACAAGGGTGGCAACAGTTTGCGCAGCGCCGTGGAATGCATAGACACCGCAGTGGCGTGGCTCCATACGCCGGCCAGAAACAGCAAGGCCATCAGCGATGAGGAACGCCCGCAGATATAGGTCACCGCCTCGGTATGGGCCGGGTGCAGCGCAAACAGTGCTGCGGCCAGCCAGGGCGCGTATGGCAGCTGATCGGCCATGCCTTTGGCAAGCAGCAGTATGTGCGACAGGCGGTACACCAGAAGCACCGCTCCGAAGTGAATCAGGATATTGACCAAGTGAAAGCCGACGGTTCCCCAGCCCGAAGTCCAGTTGAGCAGGTAGCTCAGCTTGAGCAAGGGTCGTATGCCCTCGCCCCAGTCGGCCAGCCAAGCCGAGCCGCTGTGTATTGCGGGCTGGTCGACGATGACGTTGTAGTCATCAAACTGGAAGACGCCCCCCTGCGAACTGGCATAGATCAGCACTACCAACAGTCCCAGCCAGATTACTGCGCCGCGTGGGAGTTTCCCGCCTGCATCAGGGTGTGTTGGCACGTGCAAGGGCTATGTCCAGTATGTCCACCGCGTCCCACCAGCGGTCTTTGCCTTTGAGCAGCACCAGAAGCACGCTGTGCGTGCCCCGTCGCACCAGAGCCACCAGGCATTTGCCGGCCAGCGGTGTGGTGCCGGTCTTGATCCCCACGGTACCCTCGTAGCGACCGATCAGCGCATTCTTGTTAGCAAGCACGAAGGTCCGCTGGGTGTTCGTACTGGTGATCTGCATCTGCTCTTGTGCCACCAACGTAGCCAATAGAGGGGTCCTCATCACGGCAAGGGCGAGCACCCGCAAATCCTCTGCACTGGCGTAGTGCCCGGGCGCATCGTGGCCGCATGCGTTGACGTAGCGGGTGTTGCGTAGGCCCATCTCTTTGGCACGCTGGTTCATGCGCTGCACGAATGCTGTCTCGGTTCCGGCCACCTGATCCGCCAGTGCTCTGCACGCGTCATTGGCGGAGGCAATCAGTGCGGCCGCCAGTAGGTCGTGCGTGCGCCAGGTTTCACCAGAGCGCAGTCCCAGCTTGCTTCCGGTCTCTTTGGCCGCTGCAGCATCCACCTGCACCAGAGCTTCGGGTGCCATCTGCTCGGACACCAGCAAGGCAGTCATCAGCTTGGTCAGGCTGGCCGGAGCCAGGCGCTGCGACGTATTGCGGTGCCAGATCCGCTCGCCGTCCAACTCCACCAGGTAGGACTGCGCAACCTGAGGAAAAGGGTCTTCAGTCGATGGCGTCGGGGTAGCTGCCGCACACGCCTGCGAGCCTGCAAGCAGGCTCAGGCCGAGCAGCACGAACCACTGGCGCAACCCAGGCACTCAAAAACCGAACAGATTCTTGAGCTTCTTGGCTCCGTCAATCACCGCGTCTGCCGGAATATTTCCCGGCAGGCCGGGAATGGAGACTCCGGACTTGCCAGATTCGGTCTGCGTGGACTGAGTGCTCGACTGGGAAGCTGTCTGCTTGCCGCCGGACGTGGGCATGGCAGGTTCATCCGGGTCTGGTGTATTCATGGCCTGGTCATCACCGGAGCCACCTTTGAGGCAATCGGCCAGCGAAACGCGCTGCTTTTCCGTGAAGCCGCGGCCCTCGCAATAGCGCTTGCGACTTTGCTCAGCGTAGACCTTCATCTCGGCCGGGCATTCGGCGCGCAGGCGCTGGCCGTTGTATGAGCGCATGTCACCGCGCATCTGCTTGTTGAAGTCGGCATTGCCAGCGTCTATGGATTTGCACAGCGACTTCTTTGCAGCATCCAGGCTGATGCCACAGGCCTGACTGACGGCTGGCTGGGGATTCTTGATGGAGAAGTACACCTCGACATCACGCCCCGCGTCGCGCTTCACGATCTCGCAAAACTGGTCTTTCTTGGCAGCACAAATCGCGTCCTTGCCCACAATCATGGACGCTTTGCTAAGCCACTCGCGATTGGTGGTGGCGCCCTCGCACATCTTGGCCATTTCCTTGTTGTTGGCGGCAACCTGGGCTTCGATCTTCTTTTTCATTTCATCCGGATCGCAAGCCCCGCCAACGCGCTTGTTGACAAAGCTCATGGTCATGGTGCCAGTCTTGGCGGTGGTGAAGTGGATCGTGCCCTCGGTGCGGTCCGGCGTGGCGCTCATCTCGCCACTGCCGGTCATCACCTCACCGTTCTTGGTGCAGCGCATCTTCCAGGAGCTCTTGTTTCCCGACACCTTCATGTCGGTCATTTCGCAATCTTTGTCGGTGCTGCTGCGGGGGTCGCTCTCGGTGCCTTTGGCCATGCACACCTTGTTGGTCATACCGGGCATGGCCATGCCTTGCATTTCCATCTTGTTGGTGATTTCCCAGTATTCGCCGGTAGCTGCAAAGGCTGTGGTGGCCAGCAGGCCGGAACCCAGAATCCAGGCAGCAAGGTGATTGCGCATACGAACTCCCTCAAACATGTGTATTGAGGCGAAATTGTAGAGCGCAGGTGCAGGATTACAAAGGCAAAACTTGCGCCATATCCGGTCGGCGCAACCAGTGTGCAAACTCGTCTGCCAGTTGCAGGCTGGCGGCGGTCACCGTGGACCAGGCACGCACCCGTGCGCCCACGTTGTTCCCGTAGCGCAGGAAATCACTGCGATCAGGCAGCCTGCCATAGGGCAGGGTCTGCACCCATTCGGCCCGGGGCGCGAGCAGCACCACGGTGTCCAGAAACGCAGTGGCTTTGTGGCGCCACCGCAGGCGCTTGTCCAGCCAGCCCGGGATCACCTGCTTCTGGAAATGCGGGTACAGCACCACCCCTTGCGGCCGCGCCGCGGCATAGTTCAGGTGCAGGTGGTAGTCGGTTATGCCACCGTCCCAATAGGCACCGGGCGGCGCACCTGCAATGTTGTGCACCGCCTGCAGCACGAAGGGAATGGAGCAACTGGCTTGCAGTGCCGCGCGAAGATTTGTTTGCGTCAAGGCCACCTGGCGCGTGCGGTAGTCATCGGTGGCAAAAGGAAGGTCGCTAACCGACTGGCTGGAGAACACCACGCGCTCCAGCCATGCACCCATGGCCTTTCGGTGCATCGCATTGCTGGCAAAGGCACCCAGGTAACCCAGGGGTGTGCCCAACCGGTGCTCGGTGTGCAGCAGATGGCGCCCGCGCGAGGTGACGACGTGCAGCCGGTAGCGCGGATGGCTGACAACATCCGTTTCCCGGCCCTGATAGAACGCGGTAATGGTGTGGCCAAAGGTTTCGCTCACCTGCTCCGGGCTGGGGCTTTTGCGGCCCGGCGGGATTTCGTAGTGCTGGTGAATGTAGTCATGTTCCAGTCGCTCAAACCCGACTCGGGTATCCGCCAGACAGGCCGTGGCCATGCGCCAGGCGCCAATGGAGGCGCCAATCAGATCCACCGGTTGCTGAGACTGCGTCAGCCAGTCACCGAAGACAAACTGGTCCAGCTGGCCCAGCAACAGCCCCTTGGGGCCACCGGCTGCCGCGGCGATGGTGTGTACATCGTGTGGGGAAAGCCCATTGCGGGCCATGTGGGTCAGCGCCTTGGGGCCGGCGTAGATCTGCAGTGCGCGAACTGCCATGCTGCCTAGGCGTGGGCGGCCCAGTCGAACGGGTCCTGCTGCAACACCATATCGATGTCCAGGCCCAGGGCCAGTCCGACGGTGCCAGGAAAGGTCACGGCCAGGGCGCGCTCGTTCATGCGTGCTTCTTTGCCCCGTGCGCGCCAGGACGCCAGATGGATCACACCGGCCAAGGGTTCGTAGACATTGTTCTCGAACGGCGCGTACTGGTGCTCCAGCGCGTCGACCATGGCATCCGGAAAGTGCCACATGCGGGCAAAGCCGGCACCCACCGTCGCGTAGCAATAGCCAAAGGTATTGCGCTCAGACTGCGCGCGGCGCATGTCAAACGGATCGAACCGCTCGGACAGCAAGGCGGTAGCCTCCGGCATGGCCAGATGCATGGCCAGCTCACCGATGGCGTGGATCAGCCCACAGGTAAAAGCGGCCTGCTGGTTCAGTTTGACCACGCGCGCCAGGGCGCGGGAAACACGCGCCACATTCAGGCTGTAGTCCCAGAAGCGCTGCAGGTTGATGCCGGGCACCGCCTTGACCGAGGCGATCTGCGCGGCCTCCTGGGCCATGGTGCGCACCAGTGACAGGTTCAGCAGGGCCAATGCTTCCGAGACGCTGTTGATCTGGCCGCCCAGCTTGAAGAAGTCCGAATTGGCCAGTCGCAATATCTGGGTGGTCAGAGCCGGGTCGGTGCCAATCAGTTGGTTGACCTTCTTCAGGTCCACTTCCGGGCGATCCAGCTCATTCAACAGCAGCGCCACCACCTTGGGGATGCTGGGCAGGTTGAACTGACGAACCAACAACGCGTTGATATTCATGTGATCGGACTCAGGGCGCAGGAAGAACAGATGCAAACATTATGGTCTGCAATCGGCCCTTGCCGAGCCGACTAGCGCTTGAGCTTGGCAAATGCGCTGGCCATGGCGGACTGACCGCCGAAGCCTTCATCGCGACGGCTCCCCTGCTGCCTCTCCCCACGCGCCGGGCCCTGGTAGCGGTTGTCCCCTGCCCTGTCGGATGCCGAACGCGCTGGCGCTGCGCCCAGTTTCATGGTCAGTGCGATGCGCTTGCGCGCCACATCCACTTCCACCACCTGCACCTTGACGATGTCTCCGGTCTTGACCACCTCGCGCGCGTCGTTCACAAACTTGTGCGCCAACTGGCTCACGTGCACCAAGCCGTCCTGGTGCACTCCCAGATCCACAAACGCGCCAAACGCGGCCACATTGCTCACCGTGCCCTCCAGCACCATGCCTTCTTTCAGGTCCTTGATGTCTTCCACGCCGTCGTTGAAGCGGGCCACCTTGAAGTCCGGACGTGGATCACGTCCCGGCTTTTCCAACTCGGACAGGATGTCCTTGACAGTGATGACGCCGAACTGCGCATTGGCAAACAGCTCGGGGCGCAAGGTCTTGAGCATTTCGGCGCGGCCCATGACCTCGTTCACCGGCTTGCCCACCTTGGCAATGATCTGCTCCACCACCGGATAGGTTTCCGGGTGCACGCCGGTCATGTCCAGCGGGTTGGTGCCGCCACGGATGCGCAGGAAACCGGCGCTTTGCTCAAAGGTCTTGGCGCCCAGGCCGGTCACCTGCAGCAAATCCTGGCGGCTGCTGAATGCGCCGTGCGCTTCGCGCCAACGCACCACCGCCTTGGCCACCGTGCCGGACAGGCCGGACACGCGCGAGAGCAGCGGCACGCTGGCGGTGTTGAGGTCCACACCGACCGCATTCACGCAGTCCTCCACCACCGATTCGAGCGACTTGGCCAGTGCGCTCTGGTTGACGTCGTGCTGGTACTGACCCACGCCAATGCTCTTGGGGTCGATCTTGACCAGTTCGGCCAGCGGGTCCTGCAGACGCCGCGCAATGCTGGCCGCGCCGCGCAGGCTCACATCGACGTCGGGCATTTCCTGCGAGGCAAATTCACTGGCGGAGTAAACCGAGGCTCCCGCCTCGGATACCACCACCTTGTCGATGGCGGGGCCGTTGCCCTTGGCCATGAGCTTGATCAAGTCAGCCGCCAGCTTGTCGGTTTCACGGCTGGCCGTTCCATTGCCGATGGCAATCAGGTTCACGCCATGGCGCATGCACAGGGCGCCCAGGGTGTGCAACGAACCCTCCCAGTCCTTGCGCGGTTCATGCGGATAGACGGTGGATGTTTCCACCAGCTTGCCGGTGGCATCCACCACAGCGACCTTGACGCCGGTACGGATGCCTGGGTCCAGGCCCATCACCACGCGCGGTCCGGCGGGTGCGGCCAGCAGCAGGTCGCGCAGGTTGTCGGCAAAGACCTTGATGGCGACCTTTTCGGCTTCTTCGCGCAGACGGGCAAACAGATCGCGTTCGGTGGACAGGCTGAGTTTCACCTTCCAGGTCCAGGCCACGCATTTGCGGATCAGGTCATCCGCGGCGCGGCCCATATGGCTCCAGCCCAGCTTGTGTGCCAGGCGGCCTTCGGCCAGTGTCACCACCGGTGCCGGGCGGGTCTTGGCAGCACCGGCAACGGCTACCGGCACCGTCACGGGCGGCTCAGGCAGGACCAGTTTGACATCCAGAATGTCCTGTGCCCGGCCACGGAACACGGCCAGCGCGCGGTGCGAAGGCACGCGGCCAATGGGTTCGTCGTAATCGAAGTAGTCGCGGAACTTGGCGACGTCGGCGTTGTTCTCATCCTTGCCTTCGATCAGCTTGCTCTGTAGCAAGCCTTCCTGCCACAGCCATTCGCGCAGGTCCTGCACCAGCACTGGGTCTTCGGCCCAGCGCTCCGACAGGATGTCGCGCACGCCATCCAGTACCGCCTGCACGGTGGTGAAGTCGTCTCCAGCTTCGGTTTTTTCCTTCAGCACAAAGGCTTGCGCTTCATCTGCGGGAACCAACGTGGGGTTGGCAAACAGCTTGTCGGCCAGCGGCTCAATGCCGGCTTCACGGGCAATCATGCCCTT contains:
- a CDS encoding serine hydrolase, which codes for MRQWFVLLGLSLLAGSQACAAATPTPSTEDPFPQVAQSYLVELDGERIWHRNTSQRLAPASLTKLMTALLVSEQMAPEALVQVDAAAAKETGSKLGLRSGETWRTHDLLAAALIASANDACRALADQVAGTETAFVQRMNQRAKEMGLRNTRYVNACGHDAPGHYASAEDLRVLALAVMRTPLLATLVAQEQMQITSTNTQRTFVLANKNALIGRYEGTVGIKTGTTPLAGKCLVALVRRGTHSVLLVLLKGKDRWWDAVDILDIALARANTP
- a CDS encoding HDOD domain-containing protein, encoding MNINALLVRQFNLPSIPKVVALLLNELDRPEVDLKKVNQLIGTDPALTTQILRLANSDFFKLGGQINSVSEALALLNLSLVRTMAQEAAQIASVKAVPGINLQRFWDYSLNVARVSRALARVVKLNQQAAFTCGLIHAIGELAMHLAMPEATALLSERFDPFDMRRAQSERNTFGYCYATVGAGFARMWHFPDAMVDALEHQYAPFENNVYEPLAGVIHLASWRARGKEARMNERALAVTFPGTVGLALGLDIDMVLQQDPFDWAAHA
- a CDS encoding Tex family protein; this translates as MQKIIAQIAQEIRVRPDQVATAVELLDGGATVPFIARYRKEATGGLDDIQLRELEARLSYLRELRDRKLAVIKSIEEQGKMTPVLLAAIDACPTKQELEDLYLPYKPKRRTKGMIAREAGIEPLADKLFANPTLVPADEAQAFVLKEKTEAGDDFTTVQAVLDGVRDILSERWAEDPVLVQDLREWLWQEGLLQSKLIEGKDENNADVAKFRDYFDYDEPIGRVPSHRALAVFRGRAQDILDVKLVLPEPPVTVPVAVAGAAKTRPAPVVTLAEGRLAHKLGWSHMGRAADDLIRKCVAWTWKVKLSLSTERDLFARLREEAEKVAIKVFADNLRDLLLAAPAGPRVVMGLDPGIRTGVKVAVVDATGKLVETSTVYPHEPRKDWEGSLHTLGALCMRHGVNLIAIGNGTASRETDKLAADLIKLMAKGNGPAIDKVVVSEAGASVYSASEFASQEMPDVDVSLRGAASIARRLQDPLAELVKIDPKSIGVGQYQHDVNQSALAKSLESVVEDCVNAVGVDLNTASVPLLSRVSGLSGTVAKAVVRWREAHGAFSSRQDLLQVTGLGAKTFEQSAGFLRIRGGTNPLDMTGVHPETYPVVEQIIAKVGKPVNEVMGRAEMLKTLRPELFANAQFGVITVKDILSELEKPGRDPRPDFKVARFNDGVEDIKDLKEGMVLEGTVSNVAAFGAFVDLGVHQDGLVHVSQLAHKFVNDAREVVKTGDIVKVQVVEVDVARKRIALTMKLGAAPARSASDRAGDNRYQGPARGERQQGSRRDEGFGGQSAMASAFAKLKR
- a CDS encoding DUF3617 family protein → MRNHLAAWILGSGLLATTAFAATGEYWEITNKMEMQGMAMPGMTNKVCMAKGTESDPRSSTDKDCEMTDMKVSGNKSSWKMRCTKNGEVMTGSGEMSATPDRTEGTIHFTTAKTGTMTMSFVNKRVGGACDPDEMKKKIEAQVAANNKEMAKMCEGATTNREWLSKASMIVGKDAICAAKKDQFCEIVKRDAGRDVEVYFSIKNPQPAVSQACGISLDAAKKSLCKSIDAGNADFNKQMRGDMRSYNGQRLRAECPAEMKVYAEQSRKRYCEGRGFTEKQRVSLADCLKGGSGDDQAMNTPDPDEPAMPTSGGKQTASQSSTQSTQTESGKSGVSIPGLPGNIPADAVIDGAKKLKNLFGF
- a CDS encoding alpha/beta hydrolase, giving the protein MTNHHRNPLSLLTPTMHKVLERMHRVQKIPMHAMTPQQARQAYAGAADVLEIPAQARDRVEDFTVMARDGFAIPVRLYAPTGSNLPVLVYFHGGGFTIGSIATHDVLCRRLSCLAHCAVLSVDYRLAPEHKFPTAQDDAWDVLRWASTAGAERGLDSSRIAVGGDSAGGTLAAVCAIQARDEQVPLVLQLLFYPGTAGHQDTPSHQRFAKGFVLEEPHITYFFELYIRGPQDRDDWRFAPLDGRTPDGYEADLSGVAPAWLGLAECDPLVDEGVAYADRLRMAGVPVDMEIYKGVVHEFIKMGRALPEAAQAHADAARALRSAFGL
- a CDS encoding phospholipase, giving the protein MAVRALQIYAGPKALTHMARNGLSPHDVHTIAAAAGGPKGLLLGQLDQFVFGDWLTQSQQPVDLIGASIGAWRMATACLADTRVGFERLEHDYIHQHYEIPPGRKSPSPEQVSETFGHTITAFYQGRETDVVSHPRYRLHVVTSRGRHLLHTEHRLGTPLGYLGAFASNAMHRKAMGAWLERVVFSSQSVSDLPFATDDYRTRQVALTQTNLRAALQASCSIPFVLQAVHNIAGAPPGAYWDGGITDYHLHLNYAAARPQGVVLYPHFQKQVIPGWLDKRLRWRHKATAFLDTVVLLAPRAEWVQTLPYGRLPDRSDFLRYGNNVGARVRAWSTVTAASLQLADEFAHWLRRPDMAQVLPL
- a CDS encoding iron-containing alcohol dehydrogenase; the protein is MSLIYYITQVQFDFGAIQLLKSECQRVGISRPLIVTDQGVKAAGILQKALDALQGVDCAVFDQTPSNPTESAVRAAVDVFRAQRCDGLIAVGGGSAIDCAKGVAIAATHEGPLTHYATIEGGSPRISDKVAPLIAVPTTSGTGSEVARGAIIIVEDHRKLGFHSWHLVPKAAICDPELTLGLPPMLTAATGMDAIAHCMETFMAPAFNPPADGIALDGLQRAWAHIEPATHNGADREARLNLMSASMQGAMAFQKGLGCVHSLSHSLGGVNPRLHHGTLNAVFLPAVIAFNASAPSMQKDHRLQRMAHAMGLSNAADIGAAIKDMNARLGLPNGLTAMGVTEAQWDAVIQGAMADHCHKTNPRIATPDQYREMLAASM
- a CDS encoding folate-binding protein, producing the protein MNTTTQPTSSSVDSAAKLNGVAQLSHLGVIRVEGEDAAKFLHGQLTQDFSLLGLDQARLAAFCSAKGRMQASFIGFKRSPTEVLLVCSRDLLATTLKRLSMFVLRAKAKLTDASDSFALYGLAGQATLAAGQPAWVLTHSADATVVQLYPALGVERQLWIAPNGTQPPAGEALALETWIWGEVRSGVATLSQPVFEAFVPQMLNYESVGGVNFKKGCYPGQEVVARSQFRGTLKRRAMLVHSATALASGQEIFHSEDATQPVGLVVQAAISPEGGWDAIISLQLSALASGSLHLESATGALLELLPLPYELMEDI
- a CDS encoding tetratricopeptide repeat protein; translated protein: MHVPTHPDAGGKLPRGAVIWLGLLVVLIYASSQGGVFQFDDYNVIVDQPAIHSGSAWLADWGEGIRPLLKLSYLLNWTSGWGTVGFHLVNILIHFGAVLLVYRLSHILLLAKGMADQLPYAPWLAAALFALHPAHTEAVTYICGRSSSLMALLFLAGVWSHATAVSMHSTALRKLLPPLFMVLALSVKETAMTFPLALLLWDTFSGMGIKAALRKAWRSWAVLLLAAFFFLLNTAYREAMWRSLEFNSLPGNLATQLTALLYLARQWAVPLWLNIDPDLPVQHDFAHALPGLALLLASFAVLLYGWHSRSIPAFAVAWALLDWMPLYLFLPRLDVANDRQLYLATWPLGLALVVELQSRLSQRIAMGVAAALLLAGAVLTVQRNQDYRSEIALWEQTVALSPGKSRAHNNLGYAYMEAGRTADARREYLQALRLDAGNVKARLNLRRMNAASASH
- a CDS encoding protein phosphatase CheZ, yielding MSTPLSKEEAFARLGAITREMHEALTVLGNNNLQNIVQEIPNARDRLAYVGKMTEDAANKVLTLVEKAKPECNDLQTRGIQLGESLTRLAANPNMNVDMARGLMVTCGKFAQSTSKFAEQQSEVLSDIMMAQDFQDLSGQVIQKVIDIITKTELQLVQLLVDSSPEQPAVPEETEPATVDTHVLHGPQTADKALQQTDVDDLLASLGF